CCCACGTGGCCGGGGCGGGGACTCGGGCGCCCGGGGCGCCGACTGATTACGTAGCGGGCGGGGCCGGAAGTGCCGCTCCCTAGTGGGGGCTGTTCATGGCGGTTCCGGGGTCTCCAACATTTTTCCCTGTTGTGGTCCTAAATCCGTCGGAAGCGGAGGCAGCGAAGCTTGAGGTAAGGCTCTGCGATGTGTAGCGTTTGTCTTGGGAGCATACAGGCGCCTCCTTGTTGCCAGGAATCGAACGGAGTCTGCAGGCTGGAGACAAAGGCCCTTGGGCGGGGGTCCTTCGTTTTGAGCCCTACGGGGGAGATCTCTGGAGACTGGCGGGGGTGTAAGACGAGGGGACGGCCCGGAGTCTGCCCCACCGGAGCTGAGAAGACTTGCGGGAGGAGTAGGAAGAGGGGTTTCCTTTACCTTAGGCTGAGGGCGGGGCCCACGGGTTGTTGAAAAATAGAGCTGGGTGGGGGTAGCTAGGCGACTAACCAGAATTCTGAGGTCTGAAGTAGTAACCTGCGAATGTTTTTGCACTCCTGAAGCACTTTGAGAACCAAGTGGAGGGTCACGTGTGTGGAACCGATACCTTTCAAACTCAGGCTTTAGTTACTATTGATTACAGAAGGCTTCGAAGTACTGTAGTTGTGGCTCGCCCTTTAAACCTAATTGCTGCTTTCCCACAGGTTCTTGCTGGTGTGAAATGACTGAGTACAAACTGGTGGTGGTTGGAGCAGGTGGTGTCGGGAAAAGCGCACTGACAATCCAGCTAATCCAGAACCACTTTGTAGATGAATATGATCCCACCATAGAGGTGAGGCCCAGTGGTAGCGCACTGATCCTACCTCTGGCGTTTGGTTCACCCTTGCACCCATCCATTAGCTGTTCTTTGGCTAAAGGAATAGTCAAGAGAGAAAGTAAAAGTTACTTGGGGTACTGAGTTGAGTAATACAATAACGAAGCTTTCCATGTTTGTGGAGAAGAGTTAATTTTTATTAGCTGCTAAAGATTTTCTAAAAAATCGACAATTTAATAGTTCAGTGAACTTTTGCAAATTCATTGTTGAACTCACATGACAGCTCTGTTAAACACAGGTCATACGAAGAGTGATTGAATAATAGGATGGAGATAAAGGATTCAAAGATCTGGCCTTCTTCAGTTTTAATTAGCTGGCCGAAGCCGCTGAGACTGGGCTGGAGTAGAAAGAATATGAGATTTTGAGTCACTGCCTGAATTTCTTTCGGTCCCTGTTTGCAGTTTATATAGTTACGTTATattgagcaaatcacttaaactctctgagcctcattttcctcatctattaaatTACCATAAACATTCCCTGCctgtcacacacacagatgtTGAGAAAAATCAGTGTAAGTTTTTTGTGTTGAGTTCATGTTATAGATTGGCTTGAATAATGGCATCTAAGGTCCTTTAAataaaaggttttgtttattcaGCTTAAAAATGTGTgactagagattttattttaatccacACCCTGGTCTTCCTACCCCCAGCCTCTGAGCGTTTAATGGAAGCTAACTAACatagccattattaaaaattagtcATTAGTCCttgcagaaatttctttttaagcctAACAGCTTTAGTGTTAATAGTTAGAAcctcttaatatttttctgagttttatttattgaagggTAATGTACATACAGTAAAATACACAAATGGTATATTTACAGCCCAGTGACTTAAAAATTCGTGTATACTTACGTAACCACCACTCAGAAACACAGACCATTTCCAGTGCCCCAGAGAGTTCTCCCAAGCCACTTTCCAGTCAATAAACCCCCACCGTGCGGGGAAATAACCACTTCTCTGACTTCTGTTACTGTAAATTAGTTTAACTAAAACctatctttataattttaattgtGTTCATTGTCTCGGAACATTCATGCACTTAACCATATTTCATGTTTCAAGCAAGTTTTGGCAGTGGGAATTCTATGTTAATTTGAAAGTATATTACAGTCCCACAGTGAAGTTGAGTTACAGAGGCACTGATCAGTGAACTAGGAAACCAGGTTGCATTCTGTTTCTGAGCCAGATCTTTACCAAGTGTGATGGGTTATTTTCTTTGAACTGAATTCCcaaaagtattaaaatacaagtaaaattttTGCCTTAGAGCCaaattgaaaacttttaaaatataaatacatgtgaTCTATGCATGTTTTTCCTCCCGAGGAATTATAACTGTATACCGTGTTTGGAACATGTAGGAATTTGATTCAGGAATATTTCCCAAAGGTAAAAATTCACCAggcttggaaaaatatttttttgttatagtcttgtctgaaataaaaagtatttgtgTATTTAGTCATAAACACAGATGACACTGTGTCCAGGGCCAGGTATAATTGGTGGAGGTACGTTTACAACTTTAAATGTACAGTAAGTGAGAAAAGTCCAGTTCATATCTCAGTAAAATACACTGTGAAACCTAATCTCTAGTCTTAACTGCAATAGAGCTGTCTTTTGAATTACcacattttttccatcttttccaggAACAGAGTGACCACATTTTCCTTTCTGCAGGCATATAGGATTTGGGGCTTTTTTTCCTAGGGTGACATTAAGTACTTTCTGTTTGTGATTATATATGAGGAGTTTGAGGGACAAACCAGAGAGATGGAAATAAACTTAGGTAGGAGCTTATCTAACCTTGGCAATAGTATTGCATTCCCTATggtttctaataaaaatgaaatcttcctctctccctgccgtcccccaccctccacacccCCAGGATTCTTACCGAAAACAGGTGGTTATAGACGGTGAAACCTGTCTGTTGGACATACTGGATACAGCTGGTCAAGAGGAGTACAGTGCCATGAGAGACCAATACATGAGGACAGGCGAAGGTTTCCTCTGTGTATTTGCCATCAATAATAGCAAATCATTTGCAGATATTAACCTCTACAGGTACTAGGAACATTATTTTTTCTGAAAGGTTGATCTGTAAGTGTATTCTGAAGCTTTGTGGGAGGGATGAGGTTACCACACTAGGGAAGATAGTGTTTTTAATTATGAGAAGAGTTGGTTTCAGGTTGTTTACCATTGAGGTTCTGGGGTTATAACTGAAAGTTAATATTGgagtttattttatataatacaccATGGCTAGAAAGTGTGCTAATACTCAAATGAAGCTTGCTAATGGGATGATTCAGAACCAGAGGTGGTGGTGTGAGAGATCACACAGGAATTTCAGAGAGGAAAACATGTCTGAGAACGAGTTGTCAGTAAGTCATAGAAGAGAGATGATGATAGGAAGAAACGAATGGGGAGTAGATAAAGAGGAAGGATGGTCTTTCTCAACAGACCCATAAAGTTTCAAAGCTCAATCAGACCATAAAAAATTCTAGTACAACATCCTTGTTTTACGGAATCAAAAGTAGAGTTGCAGGAAGTGGTTTGTTAGGTTTTTGGAGTCATGGTTGTTATTAGCATAGCCAGGACCAAACACCCAGGACTCCTTTTTCTTAGCTCCATGTTCTTTGAGCAGAGTAATACAATGGGTTGAAACTTGGCTCCATCATCTATTACCCATGGGCCTTTGGGGCAAACTACCAaatgtctgtgcctcagtttccttatcaatAATATGGAGAGAATAGTACCTACCAAgagttgttttgaaaattaaacaagttAATAAACACGTTAATCACCAaaaagtgcctagcacacagtcaGTGCTATGCAAGGGTTCTTCCTACAGCCTGCAACCCTGACTTGTGCTCCATCCGTAGGATGATGTCTGCTCCCAGAAACAAGCTAGTCCAAAACTGACttcagttgggtttttttccacCTACTCCTGCTCTGCTTTGCATCTGCTCTCTGGAAATAATAGCAATATGTAATAAAATGTCCAACACTTGTCAAGCctctaatatttgttgaatttctaGAAATCGTTTTTCCTCTTAGGCTGTTTTGTCTTATATTACGCTTTAAAGTAGGCCACTGCCGTTACAGCAAAGGTCAGTTCTGCAGATAGCCAGGGTGATGCCGGTTCGGCACATGACTTCGTGTGTAATCCAGGGCCAGGGTCGGGCGCGGTATTGTGCCATATGATGGCCACAAACTTATGTGATTATttcagttaattaaataaaattaaaaaattttatttccttgacCACATAGCAACTGACTTCCCAAGTGTCCAACAGCTGCATATGACCAGTGGATATAGTTGGACAGCGCAGATAGAGAACCTTTCCATCATCATgaaaagttctattggacagtatTGGTCAAGAGAATCTAGAGCAATTGTTTCCAAACTGCTGTGTGCTATGTCTTCTATGTCATTGAAGGGAGTGCTGTAAGTTGGGAGTTCCAGATCCTTCAGCCCCCCTTTAGTAAGAGCAGTtctggtgttttctgttttgtatcttggacttccagctatAATACTGTTTGAAGAAAATGTCTGAACACCACCCCCCTAGAGAAGTAGATGGACTGTCTTTCATTAAATACTGTCACTTTCAAGAAAACCTCAAAAAGTTATTTTGAGGCAGCAAGCTTTACTTTTTATACTTCAGATCTTAATCCAGAGTGTGATTTCAAGTTGCCAATTAAATCCGGAGCCAAGCTCTTTGGAGAATCAAGAAGCCTAATAAGTGTGTGTGTCAAATGGTAGAATAGAATTGCCATCCATTTCCCCCATGTTTGGCTTCCCTATGGCTGCTGCATCAGGTCTAAACCAGTCTACCTAGTATGCATGGTCTTTTATAATTAGTGGGGGCTTTTCCGTACTAGAAGCTAATAGGGCTAGATAAAATTCATTAGACCCTTTTTTGTTGTAGCTGCTCATTCTTCCCGAAAAACGTACTCTTAGGTTATGATAacatactccttttttttttccttttttttttttaagggaacagATTAAGCGAGTCAAAGATTCAGATGACGTACCTATGGTGCTAGTAGGAAATAAGTGTGATTTGCCAACAAGGACAGTGGACACAAAACAAGCCCACGAACTGGCCAAGAGTTATGGGATTCCATTCATTGAAACCTCAGCCAAGACCAGACAGGTATAACGGAGCTTTGAGCATCTGGCAAGAGTTTGTTTAATGCAGAAAAGTTTGACTGCTAGAGATGGGAGctgcattttttgttgttatggATTTTCTTATGGAGTTTTgatattctattttttgaatCTTTGGTTTAACCCAAAATGAATTGATGAATATTCTGGCGTGGGACTTGACTTCCACCTTAACATGTTAATATTACTAAATACTACTAAAATGAGGACCCTTGATTAAAGATAAGTACAAACATTAACCTTTCTCCATCAACATCAGCCAGTGTTCAGGGCTTTTGCTCTCCTGAATGGATCTTTAGATCTGGTAGTTCTATATGTCCCACGTTACCCATTTTTCTGTGCTTGAatgttatttttgcaaaatatgcCATTTGTATATCAGCCTGTTGATGTGATTCAGTGAGAATGCTAAGTTTGGTGTTCTCTTCCTAAATCACCCTCTTTCATCAGCTAATTGGAATTTTAATTCCACTAAAGAAGTACACATAAGAGAGCTTACGACCTGGATTGTGTCTATTAAGCCATCCTTATCATGTTCTTTTATAGGGTGTTGAAGATGCCTTTTACACACTGGTAAGAGAAATACGTCAGTACCGAATGAAGAAACTCAACAGCAGTGATGATGGGACTCAAGGTTGTATGGGGTTACCATGTGTGGTGATGTAACAAGGTGAGCATGTGGTCTCCTGACAtaactataatttttattatttagcatCGGGCAGTTTGGAGGAGATTGctgttattttttctgtattgctATTTAACCTAGAGTTTTTGCTCACTTATGgttgtaaaatattttccttatggCCCCCTTTCTGAGACTACTGAAATCTAAActgtttttaaagtattaaagtaGACTacacctgaggggctcagttgattaagcatctgcctttggctcaggtcatgatccccgggtcttggaattgagtcctgcatcgggctccctgctcagtggggagtctgcttctccctctgcttgtgcgtgctctctccctctttctctctccctgacaaataaataaataaaatcttaaaaaaaaaataaagcatttaagtATTTTATAGACAGTATTACACTTTCAATAATATTAGAAACTAGAAGGCATTATTATGAAAAGTACGCATACCATACCATATTCTTGGCTCTGATGAGGAGTTTGAAGAATCACTACATCAAAACTCGATTATAATAACATGGTGTGTGTTCTTTTCTTATAGATACGTTTAAAGTTCTAGCATCAGAAAAGAGCCACTGTCAAGGTAGGACAAGTTTGGAAATGAATATGTTATCGTTCGCGTTGATTTCTTAACCTTGTTTTTCTTACATTCTCTATATGCCACTTACACAGATTCTGCCTTTATTTTAGCTGCACTGACACCCTGGTCCTGACTTCCCTGGAGGAGAAGTATTCCTTTTGCTATCTTCCGTCTCACAGAGAAGCTCCTGCTACTTCCCCAGCTCTTAGTAGATCAGTACAATATTCTCTATTCGAGAAGTTCTCTGAATAACTACCTCCTCACTTGGTTGTCTGGCCAGAGAAATGAACCTCTTGTTACTCCCCACCGTTTTTCCACCCTGCGTTCTCCCCTAGCACACACAAACAAACCTCCGCCATCCCAGGTTTTTCATCTGAAAAGTAATTCATGCTCTGAAACAGAGAACCAAACTATAGACATGAAATTCTGTAGGAAACAATGTCTTGAGCTCTAAAGTAGCAACtgctggtgattttttttttcctttttactgttgAACTTGGAACTGTGTTggtttttggagaaatgtcataaaTTACTGTTTTGCTGAGAATATAGTTAAGTTGCCATTTGGTTTGTTTGTAATGTCATTGGCTATATTCTGCAAATTGGCATCTGCTCTGCATTCATAAATACCCAAGTGAATACTGACCTTTGAGTCTATCCTAGTATTCTCGACTTTCACATAATTAAATCTAACTCTTGCAGCAAAGTGCCTTTTTCTAAGGAGTGGTTTGTAGACTTGCTTTATAATATTTCAGTGGAGTAGATGTCTCAAAAATCATTATACATGGAAATGAATGTCTGAGATACATCCATGACCTTGTCTACCTTTGAGGGAAAGACATCCTGATGTGATAGCAGATGCCATTTCTTACATGTATGAAGTTGGATTTCTAGAGACTTGATTTGGGTCTCTTCCAAGAGAAAGGTGAAACTGGAAACAATTATGAataatttcacttaatttttaccTAATTTGTACTTTTTGGGGGGGTAGGGCAGGGGGTAGGTTACCACTTACAAAATGTATGCAATTTGTTTCTTCTAGCTTACTGATAATGAActtccattcatttttaaatttaggtcaTAGCTGAAAGCTCTACGTTTGCAGGTGTTCGAAATTGTAACAGTTTAATAGCGATGATTAATGATTTTCAAGCCTCGGATGTATTAACAGACACGTTCTCACTGCGTATCATGGTATTTTAATGATGTATATAATTGCCCTCATTCGCCTTCTtaccccaccctctccctcaccccaccacAATGGCGGCTTGGTTATTTCAGTTGAGTAAAGCATGGTGCTGACAGACCAGGGTCACAGTTTTAAAACTTGAGCAAGCCAGTTAGCATCACAGAAAGGAATTCTTCCACGTTTGCTCATGGTACCAGGAACCCCAGCTAGTAGTTTTGCCAGAAGCCTACTGTTAGTCCTGCCAGGAAGGACAAGGTCAGTTAGCACAAACCCTTCACCATGACTGGAAAAACTGCCATCTTGAGGAGGGTCAGCCTAGAGGTTTTTATAAATAGTGTTTAGACTTCTTTTTAGCCATGTGGAAACTCTGAATTAAACccaatattattttcattattttgagaaTGAGGATGCCTCTgctcaaaatgttttaaattttctgtgatGATAGTGTTCTTTGATGGGTGCAAAATAGGATGTTGATGAATTAGTCTGTGCATACCAGATAATAAGCTGATGAGTTTGTTCAGAACAAGAAGTCGCCTTTCTATTGAAACTGCTGTTGAAGAAGGGAATGGAAAATAGAATGAATTGTTAGTTATGAGGATTTTGGAGGTAGAGCTTTTCCATTTGCAGATAATTTCCTGGTAATTCTCATGAAAATTAGATTTGGATAACTTTTGATAAAAGATTAGTTCCAAAATGGCCACTTTCTGTTCTGGTCTTTTGA
The nucleotide sequence above comes from Ursus arctos isolate Adak ecotype North America unplaced genomic scaffold, UrsArc2.0 scaffold_12, whole genome shotgun sequence. Encoded proteins:
- the NRAS gene encoding GTPase NRas isoform X2, yielding MAVPGSPTFFPVVVLNPSEAEAAKLEDSYRKQVVIDGETCLLDILDTAGQEEYSAMRDQYMRTGEGFLCVFAINNSKSFADINLYREQIKRVKDSDDVPMVLVGNKCDLPTRTVDTKQAHELAKSYGIPFIETSAKTRQGVEDAFYTLVREIRQYRMKKLNSSDDGTQGCMGLPCVVM
- the NRAS gene encoding GTPase NRas isoform X1 translates to MTEYKLVVVGAGGVGKSALTIQLIQNHFVDEYDPTIEDSYRKQVVIDGETCLLDILDTAGQEEYSAMRDQYMRTGEGFLCVFAINNSKSFADINLYREQIKRVKDSDDVPMVLVGNKCDLPTRTVDTKQAHELAKSYGIPFIETSAKTRQGVEDAFYTLVREIRQYRMKKLNSSDDGTQGCMGLPCVVM